The genomic segment ttttgagaagaataatttagaattttcctTCCTTTACAGACAAAATAAATGTTGTCTGTAGATTCTTTTGTGGCAAGCAGCCATCTTGTTAATATGGGAGCccacctaaaaagaaaaaagcaggatgAGGATAGCATGAGCGTATGTGGGGCACTTTGTATGCAGTCTCGTTGGGGGttgttgttaaagaaaaaagCCCAATTGTCTCATAGCCCTATTAGTAGCATGGCAGTCCTTTTAACACGGGACTGTTGGAGGTAATGAGCATGACAGCTGTGGATTATGCAGGATGCTTTTCATACATTTTGAAAGAAGGTAATGTTCTGTGCTGTGAGATTTACTTGGTTATGAGAGAAAATCTGTAGCCCTGTTTCAGGAAAGGATAAAAGGCATAagagtccaatttttttttttatcaccttttcttctttctgaaaggTGAACCATGGGAGGCTGGTATTCTGAAGAGAATCATTATGATAAAAGGAACTCGTCGGGCACCGGCCATTTAAGTTTACTCTATTTTACCATGAGTTCTCACTAACATGATATAATGTACTAATGTATTCTTTTGCAGCTAGATGAAGGCTGGCTGGAAGATGAAAGGAATGAATTCTTAGAGGAGTTAAACTTGGAGATGTTGGAAGAAGAGCATAGTGAAGCAATGCAGCCCACTGCCAATGAGGTGGAGCAGGTAGGGCCAACAATTTGAACTACATGATTTGAGATGTtgcttgttcttttttaatgtgtAACCATAAATggagatgaaaacaaaatcaaagggTTTAATCAAACATTTCTGTCATGGTAATTTTTTAGAGCAAATGGTCATCTCAAATGAAGCAGagggaataaataaaatgattttccatttCCAGTTTGGGAAGCTTGGGGACCATTGTGAATACAGTACAGTAGTATTCAAATGTTGACCCAGGCACTACTTCAAACTCACTGCAGAAATTTCAGAGTAAAAAATGTGTGTTGCCTCTCAATATGCCAGCTGAAAACAAACTGAGGTGGCCTCCCcaacaagtaatttttttttactttaaaatattaatgtatctATTTGAATACTTAGGCTATCACTATAGGATGAAGATGACGTGATGTAAACCATCAGTTTTATTTGCGTACTGGATGGCGTGATTACACCTGTATATTCTGAATAATCATAGAGATTATCCTTGGTCTTATGGCTGCTGTTGACACATTTCCCATAGCATAACTTGTGCAACATTTCTCATAGCATAGTTTGAgattttattgacatttttgcCTTGAAGTCACATATTCATTCAACTAAAAACTTTGAACGCCTAATATACTCCAAGCACCCCGTTTGAaactgagaaaacaaagaaaaatgagtagAACTGCTGTCACTAATGGATTCATAATAAGTGAAAGATCACAGTgtgattattatattatttttattgtcgttttcccattttacaaaaacaaGCTCAATATATTCTAGATTTTTTATGTTACACTCATGTCATTTATCTGCctgatataattttgttttcagtttacaGATTTGTTTAATTATCTTCGTATTctcaacattattattattatatgtattttatatatatatatatatatttttttttttttttttttaagatggaatcttgctccgtcactcaggctgtagtgcggtggcacaatcttggctcactggaacctccaccttccaggttcaattgattctcctgcctcagcctcctgagtagctgggattatagggaccaccatgcccagctaatttttgtatttttaatagagacgtggtttcaccatattggtcagactggtctcaaactctgacctcgtgatccaccttcctcggcctcccaaagtgctgggattacaggcatgagccactgcgcccagcctctttcttttctttttaaagatagagtctcgctctgtcgcccaggctggagtgcagggacacaatctcagctcactgcaactgcctcctgggctcaagtgattcttctgcctcagcctcctgagtagctgcaactacaggtgcatgccatcatgctcagcgaatttttgtatttttagtagagatggggttttaccaaattgatcaggctggtcttgaactcctgacctcaagtgctccaccaacctcagcttctgaaagtgccgggattacaggggcctgccaccacacccaactaatttttgtaattttagtagagatggggtttcaccatgttgaccaggctggtctcgaactcctgacctcaagtgctccacaagcatcggcctcccaaagtgctgggattacaggaatgagccactgcacctggcctcaacatTGACTCTTAACACATCTTAAAAGatgataatttttttgaaaatcttgACAGGCTTAGAAACATGCAGCACGAACATTCTATCACTTTACCACGCTGAATAATGAAATATTCAGCTTGCTAACATCCCATAAcagaaatgtgtatgtgtgtacacatgtccacatattaaatacataattagATTACACAGTATAGCATCAACATAGTCATATGTGATATACTCATTTGCTCATCATATGGAGTTTGGCCACTCCACAAACAGAAGTTCATGCTCACAAGTAATATCGCTACTCTGGTAACTGCCTTTCAATATAGATAGGAcagattaaaatttttatgtataacTTCAACACTGGCcacaaataaagatatttttggtGGCAGCTGCTGGTTACAAACAAGAAAGTCCTTGctccaggcctttttttttcttagatacaAAATGTGACCTGATACTGAATTGACAGGAGGATGTTGGAATAAGGCAAGCAGGGAGAAATCCTGTCCAGGAAAAGTGATACGGTGTCAAATGCTGCCTACTCATCAGAGGTAATGCAAATGTTAGGTCTTGTGAGGTAACACTAGATGTCCCTGAGGTTAGATTCTCATTGTGTGGAAATTTTTCTTCaccatgaaatgaaaaaaatgatgagAAGTACAGAAACCTTTAAAAATCCTTTGCCCTTATAAACAATAATACTACATTAGAAATGTCTAGGTAGAAACATTGCGTGTCACTATAATAATTCCATAGGGAAATTATAAATGATAGGGTAACATTGCATTAGAAACTAGGAATTCTAGGTTTGAGAATggaaaactctttttattttcacagttgttcatagaccaataacaaagaaaagggaaaattcaattgaaaaaataaaatacatacccATATGTGAACCTACTTTATGGAAAGTTTCATTTTACACAGTATTCTTGGTCTTATGAATGCTGTTACATTGTGCAACATCTCCAATAGCGtaatttgtcattattatttcatctgcatgtgaaataagaaaaaaattactagtcttcttgtatttttcagctcatgacaagatattagaaaaatataattataaataacatGATATATAAATTCAACTGCCCAGTATCAATAACATCCTTTGAGAGTTATATggtaggggggggggggggggggggggggggggggggggggggggggggggggggggggggggggggggggtagtaTACAGACATTGTCATATTAAATACTATTGTCACCTTGTAAGTCACAGCCTAGGGATGCAGCAAGCTTTCCATTGTTAGTTACAGTtacttattataatttttttaatcaacaagACATGTAAGATAAATCTCAGtgtgttttcaacaaatgaagGAACATATTCCAGGGAAACATTGAGAGTCATAAAGTAAACATACTGATACATGGTTATGTTCTCGCCTCTTcaatttatcttactttttttctgcCATTACTTTTGTGGAACAAAATAACGATTATCTAGAGACACCTTTTAGACTTCTTTTAGAATACCTTTTATCACCTGTTCCATCCTTATTTAGCACTAGCTGTTTGCTtgattatatttaattatgtaattacaTCTGCTAGAGGGATGGAGCTAGCTatatctactatctatctatctatctatctatccatctatctatctatccatctaactatctatctatctagtgaATAAACTTAGGCATGAGACAGATATAATCTAGAAACTGCCTTATAGATTATCATGTGATGACTGATAGAGGTGAAAGTAACTTCACAATATTCCCAGAGAAAGAACAACACATGCATCTTATTAGGACAATTACAGTTAATTGTTTTACATGAAAGCCAAAAATTaccagagtctctctctctctctctctcactcatacacacacacacacacacacacacacactctacatAAACATACatggatacatatatacatatatgtgatatatatgtcaaaaattatttgatattatgCCCACGTTTGGCAATCTGTGCTGTTCAAATTTTCCTGGgactgaatttttattattaatagacTAAAActtatctttgaaaaaaaatccctggTTAAGAGTAGAAAAATCTTATACAACCCAAATGAGTCCTAAGACATTGTTGTTGCTTTTGAGAAACATGATTTAGAGTGCACTGAGGTCATAGCCCATGTATTCAAGAATATGGCATCCTGGACATATAAGAAATTCTGGCACTGGAAGATGAAGCTTTGCCTCTGTCATTAATAACCCGAATCTGTCACTAATAACCTGAATCCATCTGGGATTGAGCATCCTCCCCTATAGACAGCAATGTCCTAGACTCCAGTACATAATGTTAACTTATTCCTAAATCTCTGTGATGTTTGGCTTACCCATTGTCAGCATATTACTAAGCCAGTGATACATTACTAAGCCACCTTCACCCCACAAGTTTCCCAAGTAAGAGAAAACCTAAAGAATCACTTATTTGAATGTATCCTGTCTTATTTATATCCAAGTGAATATCATAGCCATATTCAAgcagcttttgttttcttcatttcttgtaTAAAAAGCTGTCATGAgctaatttcctttatttctaaaattgtgaTGGACCTTAAATTAGAGCAATTTTCTAGGAGATGCAACTTTGCAAGAAACATTGGTTTTCAAGCAAGATTTTTAATAACCAATGTCTTCCAAActaattaattttctttgttctttcattttctttgttcacaTCATTTTCTTAGCcaaaaaagcaagaagaagaagaaggcacaACAGACACTGCAACATCCTCATCCAACAACCATGAGAAGGACAGTGGAGTAGGACGTACAGATGAAAGCTTGCGAAATGATGAGAGCTCAGAGCAGGAGAATGCAGCTGAGGACCCCAATAGCACATCTTTGAAGAGCAAGAGAGACCTGGGGCAGAGCCAAGACACTCTAGGAAGTGTTGAACTTCAGTACAATGAGAGCCTCGTGTCTGGTGAATACATTGACTCAGACTGCGTTGGCAACCAAGATGAGGACTGTGAAAGATTCAGGCAGCTCTTGGAGCTCAAATGCAAGATTCGAAATCATGGAGAGTATGACCTGTATTACTCGAGCAGCACAATTGAATGCAATCAAGGGGAGCAAGAGGGAGTGGAGCATGAGCTACAGTTGCTTAATGAAGAGCTGAGAAACATTGAGCTTGAGTGTCAGAATATCATGCAAGCTCACAGGCTCCAGAAAGTGACAGACCAGTATGGAGACATCTGGACATTGCATGATGGAGGATTCCGGAATTACAACACCAGCATAGATCTGCAAAGGGGAAAGCTGGACGACATCATGGAGCATCCAGAAAAGTCTGACAAGGACAGTTCTAGTGCTTACAACACAGCTGAGAGCTGCAGAAGTACTCCGCTCACCGTAGACCGTTCCCCTGACAGTTCCCTTCCAAGGATGATCAACCTCACCAATAAGAAAAACCTGAGAAGCACAATGGCAGCCACCCAGTCCTCTTCCGGACAGAGCAGTAAAGAGTCGACCTCCACCAAAGCCAAAACCACTGAGCAAGGCTGTAGCGCTGAAAGCAAGGAGATTTTGGAAGGCAGCAAGCTTCCTGATCAAGAGAAGGCAGACAGCGAACACATCCCTTACCTCTCTCCTTACCACAGCTCCTCATATAGATATGCAAACATCCCAGCACACGCCCGGCATTATCAAAGCTACATGCAGTTAATTCAACAGAAATCTGCCGTCGAGTATGCTCAGAGTCAGCTCAGTTTGGTGAGCATGTGCAAGGAGTCTCAGAAGTGTTCAGAGCCCAAGATGGAATGGAAGGTGAAAATTAGGAGCGACGGGACACGGTACATCACAAAGAGACCCGTGCGAGACCGCATCCTGAAGGAACGTGCCTTAAAGATCAAGGAGGAGCGGAGTGGCATGACCACAGACGATGACACCATGAGCGAGATGAAAATGGGGCGCTACTGGAgcaaagaggagagaaagcagcACCTGCTTAGGGCCAAAGAACAGCGCCGCCGCCGTGAGTTCATGATGCGCAGCCGGTTAGAGTGTCTCAAGGAGAGCCCTCAGAGTGGCAGTGAGGGCAAGAAGGAGATCAATATCATTGAACTGAGTCACAAAAAGATGAtgaagaagagaaacaagaaaattttGGACAACTGGATGACAATCCAAGAACTGATGACCCATGGGGCCAAGTCTCCAGATGGCACAAGAGTCCATAATGCCTTCTTGTCGGTGACCACTGTATGACCGAATGAATGGAATGCATGTGACTGATTTTCAGAGGATGCTACCAGTTTCGGTAGAGTATGATTGCCTCGTTCAATGTGgcgtttttatatatattttgtgactctttatagtttaaattttttgtaagcAAAAAATACCTGgtaaattttcatttgtttttcatatactGGTACCTTCGTTTTGGCTGAGATCTTTCTTTTACTTGTGATATATTCATATTACTcgtttattaaaaaaatcaaaaacaaaaggaaagaaaacaaaaaaaaaacttgcacaaAAATACTGAGGAGCCCATTAATTTCCTACTTCAATGTATCTAATGTAAGTGAAAATCTGGATTTATTTCTCTAGTTTacttattttctactttaataACAACTTAATGCCAAAACATTTCTATGCTTGTTTCTTGGCATAATATGTTTGAAATCAAACCTGTTTGTAATAAATCATGTGCCACATCTTGTCTTACACACAAAAGCCACTGCTTTTTAACATCCCATTGTGCATTTAACATATAAATGGTGTTAACATCTCGTTGTACATTTAACACAAAAATGGCCATTGTCTTTGTCTCAGTAAAGTGTAGGTGGACAATCTTCCTGTGATATGTAGTGACATTGGTCATGTAGCTAGATAATTGTGGTAATTGTGacaattaaagagaaataaattattgattATCCTTCAGAAAAGTTATCAaggagtgttttattttcattgtccACTGTGGTTAACAGTTATAAATTCGTTATATGTGTATACTACTTAGAAGACTCCTAATTGTGGATTATAAAATGTGCACATTTTCTATCACTTGTTTCCAATAAAGTTGTATTGAAACATTCCCTATAGATCACTGTGTCACATATGCCTACCAGGATTAAATTCAATAATATATGTACGGCATGTAACAGGTGCTAATTCAACATCCAGTAGCCATTAGTTCACGTTCCCCTTGCCTGCCACCCACTTTTAAGGTAAAGCCAAGAAAAATTTAGAGAATGTCGTGGAGAGAGAGTATCAGTGAAGTGTCTGAGATTGTTTATAATGCTGCAATGTATGTTAGTCTGCTCTGGCTATCATAACATAATGCCAtacttaaacaacaggaatttatttctcatagatCTCACTTtattgccaggctagtctcaaatacCTGGATTCATGCGATCCTTCCACtgaggccttccaaagtgctgagattacaggtgtgaaccgctgTGCAGGGCATCaatttctcatggttctgaagACTTTGAGTCAAGGTCAAATATACTGGGGggtagggtttcaacatatgaattttggaggaacacaattcagtccatagtactatgtgcatttatttagttgataaacaaattttaataatttataaataattttagggAACCATATTTGCAAAAATCTCAGCATAGTCAAGTATAAATGCTTCATATGTCAGTTTATTAAAAGGTAAGATTATTAGATGACTAAACTTTTTAAATCCTAACTTTTCACCATATAAATATCTGAACCATATTGCATGTCCATCATCATACCTCCAAAGTGAAAGACCAGATCAAACTATGTACATCCAAACATGAGTTTGATCAAATTTTCATTCAACTCAGCAGATTGTTTTAATGTAATGGATACACAACATCTGCTTACTTCTGAAGCTACTTTCCTGTTTAAAAACCTACAGTGGCTTCCTAGGAGCTCTAGAATCAGACTCCTATGCCTCTGTCCTCTATTCAAGGCCCTCCATTAACTTGTGGGCCTTGCCTATTGCTCTTCCTCTTTACATCTTCTCTGAGTTACTCCTGACTCCTTAGCAGCCTAATCATTTCCCCCAGGTTATCCTATGCTATCGTCCTGTCTGGGGTTTCTGTGACAAATCCTACACCTCCCTTGGCATGGGAtcacatatatttcctttttggaGCCTCTTTTAATGACATCAGACTTTCTCAGCTATTGGGCATATACTATCATGCCTATTGCTTCACCTTGGAAATTGTATTCTTTTGTTATTGAATTACATACATAGAACTTACTGTCTTCCTGCATAGATTTGAAGTTCATAGAGGAAAGCCCTCATGATCCCCCTCTGTCTTTGTGAGCTGGCAGGATGCCATTTGAATAATAATGAATTTTAGTTGAGCTAAATTTTTTTATGCATTTATCTCTCTCTTCCACAtactggtccttttgttactgttttccttgcttttctaccttttcaagttcttttcttttgaagGGCTATCACACAGATGAAAAGAAACtaatcttatttatatataatgaaaagcTGGACTCAAAGACTTTAAGATAGTGATAGTAATGGCAACCTAAGGCAACTGAAAATTTCATCACTTCTAATACGAGCTATTGTTAATTCAATGAATAAGACTGCTCCCAGAGCACCTAGAGAGCTAACTTTTGAGTACCTAGAGTTAACTTTTGAATCAGATAAGAATGCCTATCTTAAGTGCTCAGTTCTTTCCAGATCTAATGGCTGCCGTTACTGTTTCTCCTCTTGAAACAACTAGGTTTAAATATTCCTTGCCTTTGAATTACTCCAATAGGTAATCTTCATTTGGAACCAACTTTGTAGATTTTTCCAGAAGAA from the Macaca thibetana thibetana isolate TM-01 chromosome 11, ASM2454274v1, whole genome shotgun sequence genome contains:
- the PDZRN4 gene encoding PDZ domain-containing RING finger protein 4 isoform X1 — encoded protein: MGFALERFAEAVDPALECKLCGQVLEEPLCTPCGHVFCASCLLPWAVRRRRCPLQCQPLAPGELYRVLPLRSLIQKLRVQCDYRARGCGHSVRLQELEAHVEHCDFGPASRLRSRPSCASGLGGREVPARGGCSPAPGAGRGGGARWGQPSGRCGRGRGPRPRVLAWRRREKALLAQLWALQGEVQLTARRYQEKFTQYMAHVRNFAGDLGGGHRRDGEYKSFTIVLEREYDTLGFNIIGGRPNQNSQEGTSTEGIYVSKIVENGPADRADGLEIHDKIIEVNGKDLSKATHEEAVEAFRNAKEPIVVQVLRRTPLSRPAYGMAPEVQLMNASTQTDITFEHIMALAKLRPPTPPVPDICPFLLSDSCHSLHPIEHEFYEDNEYISSLPADADRTEDFEYEEVELCRVSSQEKLGLTVCYRTDDEEDTGIYVSEVDPNSIAAKDGRIREGDRILQINGEDVQNREEAVALLSNDECKRIVLLVARPEIQLDEGWLEDERNEFLEELNLEMLEEEHSEAMQPTANEVEQPKKQEEEEGTTDTATSSSNNHEKDSGVGRTDESLRNDESSEQENAAEDPNSTSLKSKRDLGQSQDTLGSVELQYNESLVSGEYIDSDCVGNQDEDCERFRQLLELKCKIRNHGEYDLYYSSSTIECNQGEQEGVEHELQLLNEELRNIELECQNIMQAHRLQKVTDQYGDIWTLHDGGFRNYNTSIDLQRGKLDDIMEHPEKSDKDSSSAYNTAESCRSTPLTVDRSPDSSLPRMINLTNKKNLRSTMAATQSSSGQSSKESTSTKAKTTEQGCSAESKEILEGSKLPDQEKADSEHIPYLSPYHSSSYRYANIPAHARHYQSYMQLIQQKSAVEYAQSQLSLVSMCKESQKCSEPKMEWKVKIRSDGTRYITKRPVRDRILKERALKIKEERSGMTTDDDTMSEMKMGRYWSKEERKQHLLRAKEQRRRREFMMRSRLECLKESPQSGSEGKKEINIIELSHKKMMKKRNKKILDNWMTIQELMTHGAKSPDGTRVHNAFLSVTTV
- the PDZRN4 gene encoding PDZ domain-containing RING finger protein 4 isoform X2, encoding MGCNLCTFQKREEHYKLLYEVSQVNGKDLSKATHEEAVEAFRNAKEPIVVQVLRRTPLSRPAYGMAPEVQLMNASTQTDITFEHIMALAKLRPPTPPVPDICPFLLSDSCHSLHPIEHEFYEDNEYISSLPADADRTEDFEYEEVELCRVSSQEKLGLTVCYRTDDEEDTGIYVSEVDPNSIAAKDGRIREGDRILQINGEDVQNREEAVALLSNDECKRIVLLVARPEIQLDEGWLEDERNEFLEELNLEMLEEEHSEAMQPTANEVEQPKKQEEEEGTTDTATSSSNNHEKDSGVGRTDESLRNDESSEQENAAEDPNSTSLKSKRDLGQSQDTLGSVELQYNESLVSGEYIDSDCVGNQDEDCERFRQLLELKCKIRNHGEYDLYYSSSTIECNQGEQEGVEHELQLLNEELRNIELECQNIMQAHRLQKVTDQYGDIWTLHDGGFRNYNTSIDLQRGKLDDIMEHPEKSDKDSSSAYNTAESCRSTPLTVDRSPDSSLPRMINLTNKKNLRSTMAATQSSSGQSSKESTSTKAKTTEQGCSAESKEILEGSKLPDQEKADSEHIPYLSPYHSSSYRYANIPAHARHYQSYMQLIQQKSAVEYAQSQLSLVSMCKESQKCSEPKMEWKVKIRSDGTRYITKRPVRDRILKERALKIKEERSGMTTDDDTMSEMKMGRYWSKEERKQHLLRAKEQRRRREFMMRSRLECLKESPQSGSEGKKEINIIELSHKKMMKKRNKKILDNWMTIQELMTHGAKSPDGTRVHNAFLSVTTV